DNA from Pseudophryne corroboree isolate aPseCor3 chromosome 7, aPseCor3.hap2, whole genome shotgun sequence:
GTTGATTTCATTCCGCCCGCACAGATTAATGTTCAATGTAAGTACAATGTGGCAAATTGAGAGAAGAAACCCACACACCCAAGTACCTACAGCTATTTTAATGCAGACAGATCTGTTGATAATTATAGTGTAATGTAATGGATAACATATAGCTATATAACGATCATAAGCCATAATGGCAAGCAAGATGCACTCGCATTCCCCTAGAGATAAGGAAATGTACATCTGAGCTGCACACTCTATGTAAGAAATGGTTCTCTTTGCTGACAGTAAATCCTTCAGCATCCTCGGAACACTGGTTGATGAAACACAGATATCCATAAGGGAAAGGTTAGTAAGAAAGAAATACATAGGGGTCTGGAGATTGTTATCTGTCAAGGTCAAAGTGATGATGAGGAAGTTTCCAACCAGAATCATTACATAAATCAGCAAGAAGGCAACAAAAAGTATAGTCCGTGTGGTGGGTTCACTGGAGAGTCCCAGAAGAACAAATTCTACCACCGCCGTTTCATTTTTCCAAGACATTCTAGTGAGAAACACAGAATATATGTGTGACAATGCAATACTATAAAAAGATTGACATATGTTTCATAACAGTGGAGCGGCCATATGACTAAGGCAGGCTAAGACCAAATAAAATAAGAAAAGCAACTTGCAAACAATGCACGCATGTAATATCCAGTAATCTTATGTGCAGAAACATGACTAATAAATAAGATCAGTGGGATTTTTGTGATGGTATCCAGAAGTATGCAGTACCTGCACCTTTTTGGTCTATTTTTTATTCTTAGAAGCTGCTATAGATCCTGTTAAATGGAGAATGTCCACTCGTAGACTCTTGTGTTACACTGAAATATTCACAACTTGCAAAATAAAATCTTAAATAAAACCATGACCAATGTCAACTCTTGCATCtgtgttatttttttattaaagttttagATTAGTTATAGAACTGTCTAGTAGGTTAATATGCCTCTATGCCTTTATAACAATATCAACatttatgatgtcaacattttatCAATGTCAACATTTTTCAGGTTGTTAACATGAATGATGATGACattttaaccttagagtctaagaGGTTTAGGCTGTCAGAAGGACCTTTGGCTTCactttgtcacgtctagcaaagtttgggaatccggcagttgagacttgcccaaggaggtagcaggctggggaagaacaaaatgagggggttggatatagttcctttgcatgggatacggagcaatgaaggatgtaggcggagtttgagagtcaatgaaaagtatttattatgtacagagcagaggtagaaaactgaggttgatgaacggtgacttgagaacg
Protein-coding regions in this window:
- the LOC134943469 gene encoding olfactory receptor 2G3-like, whose product is MSWKNETAVVEFVLLGLSSEPTTRTILFVAFLLIYVMILVGNFLIITLTLTDNNLQTPMYFFLTNLSLMDICVSSTSVPRMLKDLLSAKRTISYIECAAQMYISLSLGECECILLAIMAYDRYIAICYPLHYTIIINRSVCIKIAVGTWVCGFLLSICHIVLTLNINLCGRNEINHFLCEVPEFLSLGCQNIMIVESVIFIVGVLILIIPVTFICVSYMRIIVSILKISSLTGQNKAFSTCGSHMMVVAMFYGSAMAVYMKSRSTSSPDTDKIITVFYFIITPMLNPLIYTLRNKEVKTALTKLLKNKMFPKL